A stretch of the Mycobacteroides immunogenum genome encodes the following:
- a CDS encoding MaoC family dehydratase encodes MDPVRLGGKVTTVGEKLPELKLEGTPTFIVSTALATRDFQDVHHDRDLAQAKGSKDIFINILSDTGLVERFVTDWAGPSARVKSIALRLGVPWYAYDTTVFTGEVVSVEDGVVAVDVVGNNSLGAHVTAKVTLTIGAE; translated from the coding sequence ATGGACCCTGTACGCCTGGGAGGCAAAGTGACCACCGTTGGCGAGAAGCTGCCCGAGCTGAAACTCGAAGGCACTCCGACGTTCATCGTGTCGACGGCGCTCGCGACCCGCGATTTCCAGGATGTGCACCACGATCGGGATCTGGCGCAGGCCAAGGGATCCAAAGACATCTTCATCAACATCCTGTCCGACACCGGCCTGGTGGAGCGTTTCGTCACCGACTGGGCCGGACCTTCTGCCCGCGTGAAATCGATTGCGTTGCGCCTGGGTGTGCCGTGGTACGCCTACGACACCACGGTCTTCACCGGCGAGGTGGTGTCCGTCGAGGACGGGGTCGTGGCAGTGGATGTGGTGGGCAACAACAGCCTTGGTGCGCATGTCACCGCCAAGGTCACGCTGACGATCGGGGCCGAATGA
- the fadE29 gene encoding acyl-CoA dehydrogenase FadE29 yields MLIDLTPEQAKLQSELRQYFSNLVTADETRDMMVDRHSSSYEAVVRRMGRDGWLGVGWPKEYGGHGFGPLEQQIFMNEVIRADVPMPLVTLQTVGPTLQKYGTEEQKKKFLPGILAGEIHFAIGYTEPEAGTDLASLRTTAVRDGDHYVVNGQKIFTTGAHQAQYIWLACRTDPSAPKHKGISILIVDTKDPGYSWTPIITNDGAHHTNATYYSDVRVPVEMLVGEENLGWKLITTQLNHERVSLGPAGRIAGMYDRVYEWAAKPGPDGVAPLSHEDVRRVLGEMKAVWRLNELLNWQVASSGDDISMADAAATKILATEWIQKLGRLSEGVVGRYGDPADANTAETLEWLDAQTKRHLVITFGGGVNEVMREMVATAGLGTPRVPR; encoded by the coding sequence ATGCTGATTGACCTCACGCCGGAACAGGCGAAGCTACAAAGCGAGCTGCGACAGTACTTCTCGAACCTCGTCACCGCCGATGAGACCCGCGACATGATGGTCGACCGGCACAGCTCGTCCTATGAGGCCGTGGTGCGCCGGATGGGGCGGGACGGCTGGCTCGGTGTCGGCTGGCCCAAGGAGTACGGCGGCCATGGATTCGGTCCGCTGGAGCAGCAGATCTTCATGAACGAGGTCATCCGTGCCGATGTGCCGATGCCTCTGGTGACGCTGCAGACCGTGGGGCCGACCCTGCAGAAGTACGGCACCGAGGAGCAGAAGAAGAAGTTTCTGCCCGGAATCCTGGCCGGTGAAATCCATTTCGCCATTGGATACACCGAACCGGAGGCGGGGACCGACCTGGCGTCCTTGCGTACCACCGCGGTGCGCGATGGCGACCATTACGTCGTCAACGGGCAGAAGATCTTCACCACCGGGGCGCACCAGGCCCAGTACATCTGGCTGGCGTGCCGCACCGACCCCAGCGCCCCCAAGCACAAGGGCATCTCCATTCTGATCGTCGACACCAAGGACCCGGGCTACTCCTGGACGCCGATCATCACCAATGATGGTGCGCACCACACCAATGCGACCTACTACTCCGATGTTCGGGTTCCGGTGGAAATGCTGGTGGGCGAAGAGAACTTGGGCTGGAAGCTGATTACCACCCAGCTGAATCATGAGCGGGTGTCACTCGGCCCGGCCGGGCGGATCGCGGGCATGTACGACCGCGTCTATGAATGGGCCGCCAAGCCGGGGCCCGATGGCGTGGCACCACTGTCGCATGAGGACGTGCGACGGGTACTCGGTGAGATGAAGGCGGTCTGGCGGCTCAACGAGCTGCTCAACTGGCAGGTGGCCTCGTCGGGCGATGACATCAGCATGGCCGATGCCGCGGCGACGAAGATCCTTGCGACCGAATGGATTCAGAAGCTTGGCCGGCTGAGTGAAGGCGTTGTGGGCCGCTACGGCGACCCCGCCGACGCGAACACCGCCGAGACATTGGAATGGCTTGACGCACAAACCAAGCGCCACCTGGTGATCACCTTTGGTGGCGGCGTGAATGAGGTGATGCGGGAGATGGTGGCAACGGCAGGGCTCGGTACTCCAAGGGTTCCGCGGTGA
- a CDS encoding bifunctional MaoC family dehydratase N-terminal/OB-fold nucleic acid binding domain-containing protein encodes MTVVDIQEGFAKIKDDGPSAPRLARDPVNQAMINNWVEAMGDRNPIYVDEQAAKTAGHPGIVAPPAMAQVWTMAGLYGERSGDDPLGRVMALLDAAGYESVVATNYEQIYHRYLRLGEQVTTTNEVTEVFGPKQTALGESWFINIHAEWHVGDELVNEMNWRIMKFRPGAKKPANVPDDLDPSKLMRPSWSRDSAYFWEGVAAHELRLQRRPDGSLQHPPVPAVWQDKDAPIEYQVASGHGTVYSYVVHHAPQVPGRTLPFVIALVELEEGVRMLGELRGVSPDDVQIGLPVQVTYLDFPAEGDSPAWTLYAWEAK; translated from the coding sequence ATGACCGTAGTGGATATCCAGGAGGGCTTCGCCAAGATCAAGGACGACGGCCCCAGCGCGCCCCGTCTGGCGCGGGATCCGGTGAACCAGGCCATGATCAACAACTGGGTCGAGGCGATGGGTGATCGCAATCCCATCTATGTCGACGAGCAGGCGGCGAAGACCGCCGGGCACCCGGGCATCGTCGCCCCGCCCGCCATGGCGCAGGTATGGACCATGGCGGGGCTGTACGGCGAGCGGTCCGGCGATGACCCGCTGGGCCGGGTGATGGCGCTTCTCGACGCGGCGGGTTACGAGTCGGTGGTCGCCACCAACTATGAGCAGATCTATCACCGCTATCTGCGGCTGGGCGAGCAGGTCACCACCACCAATGAGGTGACCGAGGTCTTCGGGCCCAAGCAGACGGCGCTGGGCGAGAGCTGGTTCATCAACATCCACGCCGAATGGCATGTGGGCGACGAGCTGGTCAACGAGATGAACTGGCGCATCATGAAGTTCCGGCCGGGTGCCAAAAAGCCGGCCAACGTGCCGGACGATCTGGATCCGTCGAAACTGATGCGCCCGTCCTGGTCGCGAGACAGCGCGTACTTCTGGGAGGGCGTCGCGGCGCATGAGCTGCGACTGCAGCGGCGCCCCGACGGTTCGCTCCAGCATCCGCCCGTTCCTGCTGTGTGGCAGGACAAAGACGCTCCCATCGAGTATCAGGTGGCCAGCGGCCACGGCACGGTGTACAGCTACGTGGTGCATCACGCCCCTCAGGTGCCCGGTCGCACACTGCCTTTCGTGATCGCGCTGGTGGAGCTCGAAGAGGGTGTCCGGATGCTCGGTGAGTTGCGCGGGGTATCGCCCGACGATGTGCAGATCGGATTGCCGGTTCAGGTGACGTATCTGGACTTCCCCGCCGAGGGCGATAGCCCGGCATGGACCCTGTACGCCTGGGAGGCAAAGTGA